One genomic segment of Novisyntrophococcus fermenticellae includes these proteins:
- a CDS encoding OadG family transporter subunit, producing MKQIWKKLSTLFLTFACILAFLAYPVKGAVSSQVEDSILENFQYLIDMMNNYSEDEMTAQIQNMDSTFLSGMVDEYYGALDKVGSFKEILSSEVAVDEEKEIATVIMRVAFDKYNAKLTAKCNYNASATAQNFDDLWSEFTVTAEYPISALIKNAEPSTLVIAAIVIIGLIFAIYYMRRVNRKEVPKEESEGATVQETFPLRPEPEVSGSMNEEELAIVIAAAIAAYEEENPGGDGYVVRSIRKTHSNNWRRA from the coding sequence ATGAAACAGATATGGAAAAAACTATCAACTCTATTCCTTACTTTTGCCTGTATTCTGGCCTTTTTGGCTTATCCGGTAAAGGGAGCCGTGAGTTCACAGGTGGAAGACAGTATCCTGGAGAATTTTCAGTACTTGATAGATATGATGAATAACTACTCAGAAGATGAAATGACAGCCCAGATACAAAACATGGACAGTACATTTCTGAGTGGGATGGTGGATGAATATTACGGTGCTCTGGACAAAGTCGGAAGTTTTAAAGAAATCCTGAGCAGCGAAGTTGCGGTGGACGAAGAAAAAGAGATTGCCACGGTTATCATGAGGGTAGCATTCGATAAGTACAATGCGAAGCTTACGGCCAAGTGCAATTACAATGCAAGTGCAACAGCACAAAATTTTGACGATTTATGGTCAGAGTTCACGGTGACTGCTGAGTATCCGATCAGTGCCCTGATTAAGAATGCAGAGCCAAGTACGCTGGTGATTGCAGCGATTGTAATCATAGGCCTGATTTTCGCCATCTATTATATGAGACGTGTAAACAGAAAAGAAGTGCCGAAAGAGGAGTCCGAAGGAGCAACCGTTCAGGAAACGTTTCCGCTTCGGCCGGAACCGGAAGTTTCAGGAAGTATGAATGAAGAGGAGCTGGCGATTGTCATTGCAGCAGCTATTGCAGCATATGAGGAGGAAAACCCCGGCGGAGACGGATATGTTGTTCGATCCATCAGGAAAACCCACAGCAATAATTGGAGAAGAGCTTAG
- a CDS encoding acyl-CoA carboxylase subunit beta, which yields MSNVTASGARQRISSLLDANSFVEIGGLITARSTDFNITAKDTPSDGVITGYGLIDGKSVYVYSQDASVLGGSIGEMHAKKIVNLYNIAMKTGAPIIGLIDCAGLRLQEATDALNGFGEMYMAQVKASGVIPQITAVFGNCGGGMALVPELTDFTFMEETHAKLFVNSPNALAGNIDSKCNTAGAAFQSEEAGLVDFLGSETEILSGMRMLISMLPSNFEDEGVFALVTDNLNRVCTDIENYIGDTAILLSQISDNSTFFEIRKDYGKDMVTAFIQLDGATIGAVANRSEVYDSQGNLAKTMDPVISARGAEKAADFVNFCDAFSIPVLTVTNVTGFKATKCSEKRMAKAAGRLTFAFANATTPKVNLITGQAYGSAYLTMNSKSTGADMVFAWPTAEIGMMDAKSAAKIMYEDTDAVTISEKAAEYAILQNSIISAARRGYVDTIIAPEDTRKYVIGAFEMLFSKRENRPAKKHGTV from the coding sequence ATGAGTAACGTTACAGCAAGCGGCGCCAGACAGAGAATCTCTTCTTTGCTTGACGCGAACAGTTTTGTTGAAATCGGCGGCCTGATTACAGCGCGAAGTACAGATTTTAACATTACTGCGAAAGATACACCCTCTGATGGTGTCATTACCGGTTACGGTTTGATTGATGGGAAATCTGTATATGTGTATAGCCAGGATGCTTCTGTACTTGGCGGATCCATCGGTGAGATGCATGCGAAAAAGATTGTTAATTTATATAACATTGCCATGAAGACAGGAGCACCCATAATCGGACTTATCGATTGTGCGGGGCTTCGCCTGCAGGAGGCTACGGACGCACTGAATGGATTTGGTGAAATGTATATGGCACAGGTGAAGGCATCCGGAGTGATCCCGCAGATTACCGCTGTCTTTGGAAACTGTGGCGGAGGAATGGCTCTTGTTCCGGAACTTACAGACTTTACGTTTATGGAAGAGACCCATGCAAAACTTTTTGTGAATTCCCCCAATGCCCTTGCCGGAAACATAGACAGTAAGTGTAACACAGCAGGTGCGGCTTTCCAAAGTGAAGAAGCAGGTCTGGTCGATTTTCTGGGCAGTGAAACTGAAATCCTAAGTGGTATGCGCATGCTGATATCCATGCTGCCGTCTAATTTTGAAGATGAAGGCGTATTTGCTCTCGTGACGGATAATTTAAACCGTGTATGTACCGATATTGAAAATTATATTGGTGATACCGCAATTCTGCTTTCGCAGATCAGTGATAATTCTACCTTTTTTGAAATTAGGAAGGATTATGGAAAAGATATGGTTACTGCTTTTATTCAGTTGGATGGTGCGACCATAGGAGCGGTTGCAAATCGCAGTGAGGTCTATGATTCACAGGGAAACCTGGCAAAGACCATGGACCCCGTTATAAGTGCCAGAGGTGCCGAAAAAGCCGCAGATTTTGTGAATTTCTGCGATGCGTTTTCTATTCCGGTGCTTACAGTTACCAACGTAACAGGATTTAAAGCAACAAAATGCTCGGAAAAAAGGATGGCGAAAGCCGCAGGCCGGCTTACCTTTGCTTTTGCCAATGCAACGACACCAAAGGTTAATCTGATTACAGGACAGGCCTACGGAAGTGCGTATCTGACCATGAACAGCAAATCTACAGGTGCCGATATGGTTTTTGCATGGCCTACGGCTGAAATTGGTATGATGGATGCTAAATCAGCTGCTAAAATCATGTATGAAGATACGGATGCTGTAACAATCAGTGAGAAAGCAGCGGAATACGCAATTTTGCAGAACAGCATTATTTCTGCAGCCAGAAGAGGTTATGTAGATACAATCATAGCACCGGAAGATACCAGAAAGTATGTGATTGGAGCATTTGAGATGCTATTTTCAAAGAGAGAGAATCGTCCTGCAAAAAAACACGGCACGGTTTAA
- a CDS encoding BaiN/RdsA family NAD(P)/FAD-dependent oxidoreductase, with protein sequence MAEVIIIGGGAAGMAAAVFAAEAGHKVQVFEKNEKLGRKLFITGKGRCNFTNACETEEFFQYVVSNPKFLYSAFYGFTNQAAIEFFERLGVRTKIERGNRVFPSSDHSSDIIRSLEMRMKKLGVRIHLNTRVEEVLVKEQKAYGVRLSGNTEVHGDCLILAAGGCSYPVTGSDGDGYRIAEELQIPVKPLSPALVPLAVKEDYIPMLQGLSLRNVSLKISDHKKVLYEEFGELLFTHFGVSGPLVLKASSYIGNKLEQGALKAFIDLKPALSFEQLDQRLVRDFEAGRNKQFKSVIHGLLPSKLVPVMLALGRIPSEKKVNVITKEERQDFVALVKAFPMTLLKTRGFEEAIITQGGIDTRGINPSTMESKKIRHLHVIGEVLDLDALTGGFNLQIAWSTAYAAVQGIQEEL encoded by the coding sequence ATGGCTGAAGTAATTATTATCGGCGGAGGAGCGGCCGGGATGGCAGCAGCAGTATTTGCCGCTGAGGCGGGTCATAAGGTTCAGGTTTTTGAAAAAAATGAGAAATTGGGCAGAAAGCTCTTTATTACCGGAAAGGGGCGCTGCAATTTTACCAATGCCTGTGAAACAGAGGAGTTTTTTCAATATGTTGTTTCCAACCCAAAGTTTCTGTATAGTGCATTTTATGGCTTTACCAATCAAGCTGCAATTGAATTCTTTGAACGTCTGGGAGTCAGGACAAAGATAGAACGGGGAAACCGTGTCTTTCCATCTTCTGACCACAGTTCGGATATTATCCGTTCCCTGGAGATGAGAATGAAGAAACTGGGCGTCAGAATCCATCTGAATACCAGGGTAGAGGAAGTGCTTGTAAAAGAACAGAAGGCATATGGTGTCCGCCTGTCGGGAAATACCGAGGTTCATGGTGACTGTCTGATACTGGCTGCCGGCGGCTGTTCTTATCCGGTAACCGGATCTGACGGGGATGGGTATCGCATTGCAGAGGAGCTTCAAATACCTGTAAAACCTTTGAGCCCGGCTTTAGTACCGCTTGCGGTGAAGGAAGACTATATTCCCATGCTTCAGGGTCTTTCACTGCGGAATGTATCCTTAAAGATTTCGGATCATAAGAAGGTGTTATATGAGGAGTTCGGTGAACTGCTATTTACTCATTTTGGTGTCAGCGGGCCGCTGGTTCTAAAAGCCAGCTCCTATATTGGAAACAAACTGGAACAAGGTGCTTTGAAAGCTTTTATAGATTTAAAACCGGCTCTTTCATTCGAACAACTGGATCAACGGCTGGTGCGGGATTTTGAAGCGGGAAGGAACAAGCAATTTAAGAGCGTGATTCATGGTCTGCTTCCTTCAAAACTGGTTCCTGTGATGCTTGCGCTTGGAAGAATTCCGTCTGAAAAAAAGGTTAATGTTATTACAAAAGAAGAAAGACAGGACTTTGTGGCATTGGTTAAGGCCTTTCCTATGACATTGTTAAAAACCAGGGGATTTGAGGAAGCAATCATTACACAGGGAGGCATAGACACCAGGGGGATCAATCCCTCTACTATGGAATCGAAGAAAATCAGGCATCTGCATGTAATCGGTGAAGTATTGGATCTGGACGCGCTTACGGGCGGATTTAATTTACAGATTGCCTGGTCAACAGCATATGCAGCCGTACAGGGAATACAGGAGGAATTATGA
- the cmk gene encoding (d)CMP kinase, translated as MMSINIAIDGPAGAGKSTIAKKVAEKLSFIYVDTGAMYRAMALYMIRNKINPRDTHLVTEACESVHVAIRYEGGEQKVVLNQEDVTGLIRGEEVGNAASAVARYTAVREKLTNLQQDLAMQQNVVMDGRDIGTAVLPDAQIKIYLTASVHTRANRRYQELVKKGMNPDIHVIEQDIKDRDFQDINRENAPLLKATDAVLLDSSEMSVDEVVNTILKIYKERCS; from the coding sequence ATTATGAGTATTAATATAGCGATAGACGGTCCGGCCGGGGCAGGCAAAAGCACGATTGCGAAAAAAGTGGCAGAGAAATTATCCTTTATCTATGTGGATACAGGGGCTATGTATCGAGCCATGGCATTATATATGATCAGGAATAAAATCAATCCCAGGGATACTCATCTTGTGACAGAGGCCTGTGAATCTGTTCATGTCGCAATTAGATATGAGGGGGGAGAACAGAAGGTAGTTTTAAATCAGGAGGATGTCACCGGTCTGATCAGGGGAGAAGAAGTAGGTAACGCCGCCTCGGCGGTGGCCAGATACACAGCAGTGAGGGAGAAGCTTACAAACTTACAGCAGGACCTGGCCATGCAGCAGAATGTGGTGATGGATGGAAGAGATATAGGTACAGCAGTACTGCCTGATGCGCAGATTAAGATTTATCTGACAGCCAGCGTTCATACGCGTGCCAATCGCAGATATCAGGAATTAGTGAAGAAAGGTATGAATCCGGATATCCATGTGATTGAACAGGATATAAAAGACAGGGATTTTCAGGATATAAACCGGGAAAATGCCCCGCTTCTTAAGGCCACGGACGCAGTACTTTTGGACTCTTCCGAGATGTCGGTTGATGAAGTCGTGAATACAATTTTGAAGATTTATAAAGAGAGGTGCAGCTGA
- a CDS encoding 6-phosphofructokinase codes for MKNILVAQSGGPTAAINATLAGVITCAYSSGETGKVLGSCNGIQGVLEERFIDLKEKVRNAEDMDLLCQTPAAALGSCRLKLTEEKQYQQIISVLRKHDIHCFIYIGGNDSMDTVNKLSAYCAQNNIEDICVTGAPKTIDNDLMGTDHCPGFGSAAKYIGTTFAELERDCHVYAMKAVTIVEVMGRNAGWLTAASALARQNGQKGPNLIYLCETVFDNERFIADVKKELETCDSVLVAISEGIKDKEGRYVSEQVISSAVDNFGHSYIAGSAKVLENLVRNRIGCKVRSIELNLMQRCAGHIASAMDIQESKMLGMKACQAALEGESGKMAAVIRKSNTPYTVSYETIPVSQAANEEKKVPSSFITPGGNDVTEEMISYLKPLIQGENNVIYENGLPKHFILY; via the coding sequence ATGAAGAATATTCTTGTGGCGCAGTCAGGGGGGCCTACGGCCGCGATTAATGCAACATTGGCAGGCGTTATTACATGTGCCTATAGTTCCGGAGAAACAGGAAAAGTACTAGGTTCCTGTAACGGAATTCAAGGGGTCTTGGAAGAGAGGTTTATTGATCTTAAGGAAAAAGTACGAAATGCAGAAGACATGGATTTGCTTTGCCAGACTCCGGCTGCGGCGCTTGGCTCCTGCCGTCTGAAGCTGACAGAGGAAAAGCAGTACCAGCAGATTATAAGTGTGCTGCGAAAGCATGATATTCATTGCTTTATCTATATCGGAGGAAACGACTCCATGGATACAGTCAATAAGCTGTCTGCCTACTGTGCGCAGAACAACATTGAGGATATTTGTGTGACAGGTGCACCTAAGACCATTGATAATGACCTGATGGGAACGGACCATTGTCCGGGATTTGGTTCTGCGGCAAAATATATCGGAACCACGTTTGCGGAGCTGGAGAGAGATTGTCATGTATATGCCATGAAGGCAGTGACAATTGTTGAGGTTATGGGCAGGAATGCGGGGTGGCTCACTGCAGCGTCTGCATTGGCCAGACAAAACGGGCAAAAGGGGCCGAATCTGATTTATCTTTGTGAAACAGTCTTTGACAATGAACGGTTTATTGCAGATGTTAAAAAAGAACTGGAAACCTGTGACAGTGTTCTGGTAGCCATCAGTGAGGGCATCAAAGATAAAGAAGGACGGTATGTATCGGAACAGGTCATAAGCTCTGCGGTCGATAACTTTGGCCACAGTTATATAGCAGGCTCTGCAAAAGTACTGGAGAATCTGGTCCGGAACCGGATTGGCTGTAAGGTCCGCTCTATTGAACTGAATCTGATGCAAAGATGTGCGGGCCATATAGCCAGTGCCATGGATATTCAGGAATCTAAAATGCTTGGGATGAAGGCATGTCAGGCAGCTTTGGAGGGTGAGAGCGGAAAGATGGCGGCTGTTATCCGGAAGAGCAATACACCCTATACAGTAAGCTATGAAACCATACCGGTCAGCCAGGCGGCGAATGAGGAGAAGAAAGTTCCGTCCAGCTTTATCACACCGGGAGGGAATGATGTCACGGAAGAGATGATTTCCTATTTGAAGCCGTTAATCCAGGGGGAAAATAATGTAATTTACGAAAATGGCCTGCCAAAACATTTTATTCTGTATTGA
- a CDS encoding biotin/lipoyl-containing protein: MKNYTITVNGNVYNVTVEEGTTSGSPAAAVPSPVAPVQAPAAAPVPSVPKKTAAAGSSGSVSITASVPGKICKVETSAGQTVKEGDTVVILEAMKMEIPIVAPQSGTIAGIEVSVGDSVESGDVLATME, from the coding sequence ATGAAAAATTATACAATTACAGTGAATGGAAATGTTTATAATGTCACGGTGGAAGAGGGAACTACATCGGGATCACCTGCAGCAGCGGTTCCATCGCCTGTTGCCCCTGTACAGGCACCAGCAGCGGCCCCTGTTCCGTCTGTACCGAAAAAAACCGCAGCCGCCGGTTCTTCCGGCTCTGTGTCAATCACCGCTTCCGTACCGGGAAAAATCTGCAAAGTGGAAACAAGTGCCGGACAGACGGTAAAAGAAGGAGATACGGTTGTGATTCTGGAAGCCATGAAGATGGAAATTCCAATTGTGGCTCCACAGAGCGGAACAATTGCAGGTATTGAGGTTTCCGTAGGTGATTCTGTGGAATCCGGGGATGTGCTGGCAACTATGGAATGA
- a CDS encoding bifunctional 4-hydroxy-3-methylbut-2-enyl diphosphate reductase/30S ribosomal protein S1 — MKVTTAKSAGFCFGVKRAVKEVYERAGLEDRPVYTYGPIIHNDTVVHDLEERGVQVIHTLEELERSEPGIVVIRSHGVGKEIQEKIQDMGFEVVDATCPYVQKIHRIVEKQSREGVYIIIIGNDTHPEVEGIKGWCCGPVSVVEDMKDLEKLPDLSGRKVCIVSQTTFNYNKFQELVEKFSKKRYDISVLNTICNATEERQTEARKIAERVDAMIVIGGKHSSNTQKLYEICKKECKNTYFIETLVDLDSKPFQSFRHVGITAGASTPNKIIEEVQKDMSELSFEQMLDESFKTIRNGEVVEGTVIDVKENEIILNIGYKADGILTKNEYSNDQSIDLKDVAKPGDKMEVKILKVNDGDGQVLLTYKRLAAEKGNKRLEEAFENREILKAKVTQVLNGGLSVVIDEARIFIPASLVSDSYEKDLTKYADQEIEFVITEFNPRRRRIIGDRKQLIVAEKEKLQEELFARIHPGDIVEGTIKNVTDFGAFIDLGGADGLLHISEMSWGRVDNPKKVFKVGESIKVLIKDINGSKIALSLKFEDENPWLTAADKYAAGNVVEGKVARMTDFGAFVELEPGVDALLHVSQISHEHVEKPSDALSVGQIITAKIVDFNGEEKKISLSMKALESLPEEESDFY; from the coding sequence ATGAAGGTTACTACCGCAAAGTCAGCAGGCTTTTGCTTTGGAGTCAAAAGGGCTGTGAAAGAGGTATATGAACGTGCCGGTCTCGAAGACAGACCGGTATATACGTATGGCCCCATCATACACAATGACACGGTAGTTCATGACCTGGAAGAGCGGGGCGTACAGGTGATACATACGCTGGAAGAGCTGGAAAGGTCTGAGCCGGGAATTGTGGTCATCCGTTCCCATGGAGTGGGAAAAGAGATACAGGAAAAGATTCAGGATATGGGTTTTGAAGTCGTGGATGCTACCTGCCCCTATGTTCAGAAAATTCACCGGATTGTGGAGAAACAGAGCCGGGAGGGTGTATATATTATCATAATAGGCAACGATACACATCCGGAAGTAGAAGGAATCAAAGGATGGTGCTGTGGACCGGTTTCAGTAGTCGAAGATATGAAAGACCTGGAAAAACTACCGGATTTAAGTGGTAGAAAGGTTTGTATCGTATCACAGACGACATTTAATTACAACAAATTTCAAGAATTAGTTGAAAAGTTCTCGAAAAAGAGGTATGATATTAGTGTTTTAAATACTATCTGTAATGCTACAGAAGAAAGACAGACGGAAGCAAGGAAGATAGCAGAGCGGGTTGATGCCATGATTGTCATCGGAGGAAAGCACAGCTCCAATACCCAGAAGCTATATGAAATTTGCAAAAAAGAATGTAAAAATACTTACTTTATAGAGACACTCGTTGATTTGGATTCAAAGCCTTTTCAATCATTTCGTCACGTAGGTATTACAGCAGGGGCTTCCACCCCAAATAAAATAATTGAGGAGGTTCAAAAAGATATGTCAGAATTAAGTTTTGAACAAATGTTGGATGAGTCATTTAAAACAATCAGAAATGGAGAGGTAGTAGAAGGTACTGTCATCGACGTTAAAGAGAATGAGATTATCCTTAATATCGGATATAAGGCCGACGGAATTCTTACAAAGAATGAGTATTCCAATGACCAGAGCATTGACCTCAAAGATGTTGCAAAACCTGGTGATAAGATGGAAGTTAAGATACTGAAGGTAAATGACGGTGATGGACAGGTTCTTCTGACCTATAAGAGACTCGCCGCTGAGAAAGGCAATAAGAGGCTGGAAGAAGCATTTGAGAATCGTGAAATACTGAAAGCAAAAGTCACCCAGGTGCTGAATGGTGGTTTGAGCGTTGTAATTGATGAGGCAAGGATTTTTATTCCCGCAAGCCTGGTATCAGATTCTTATGAAAAGGATTTGACGAAATATGCAGATCAGGAGATTGAATTTGTAATCACAGAGTTCAATCCCAGAAGAAGACGGATTATCGGTGATAGAAAACAGCTGATTGTAGCTGAAAAAGAAAAGCTTCAGGAAGAACTGTTTGCAAGAATCCATCCGGGGGATATTGTAGAGGGTACAATTAAGAATGTCACTGACTTCGGCGCCTTTATTGATTTGGGCGGTGCTGACGGGCTTCTTCATATCTCTGAGATGTCCTGGGGCCGCGTGGACAATCCTAAAAAAGTATTTAAGGTTGGAGAATCTATTAAAGTATTAATTAAGGACATTAACGGAAGTAAAATCGCCCTTAGCCTGAAGTTTGAAGATGAAAACCCATGGCTGACAGCGGCTGACAAATATGCGGCAGGCAATGTGGTAGAAGGAAAAGTAGCTCGTATGACTGACTTTGGCGCTTTTGTTGAACTGGAGCCGGGTGTAGATGCACTCCTTCATGTATCTCAGATTTCTCATGAGCATGTTGAGAAACCTTCTGATGCATTGTCAGTAGGCCAGATTATTACTGCAAAGATAGTTGATTTCAATGGTGAGGAAAAGAAGATTTCTCTAAGCATGAAAGCTCTTGAATCATTACCGGAAGAAGAAAGTGATTTTTATTAA
- a CDS encoding oxaloacetate decarboxylase subunit alpha, with protein sequence MAEIEKKPVGIMETVLRDAHQSLIATRMTTEEMLPIIEKMDKIGYHAVECWGGATFDASLRFLHEDPWERLRKLRDGFKNTKLQMLFRGQNILGYRPYADDVVEYFVQKSAANGIDIIRIFDCMNDLRNLQTAVSAANKEKAHAQVALSYTLGDAYTLEYWTDMAKRVEDMGADSICIKDMAGLLLPYKATELVTALKEATKLPIQLHTHYTSGVASMTYMKAIEAGVDVVDCAISPFAMGTSQPATEVMVETFKGTPYDTGYDQKLLAEIADYFRPIRDEALDSGLLNPKNLGVNIKTLLYQVPGGMLSNLTSQLKEQHAEDKYYEVLEEVPRVRKDLGEPPLVTPSSQIVGTQAVFNVIMGERYKMVTKETKDVLSGKYGATVKPFNPEVQKKCIGDETPITCRYADLLDNELETLEAEMAQYKEQDEDVLTYALFPQVATEFFKYRDAQKTKIDAKAADKEDGAYPV encoded by the coding sequence ATGGCTGAAATAGAAAAAAAACCGGTTGGAATCATGGAGACTGTACTTCGTGATGCGCATCAGTCGCTGATAGCCACACGTATGACCACAGAGGAGATGCTTCCGATTATTGAAAAGATGGACAAGATAGGGTACCATGCCGTGGAATGCTGGGGAGGTGCAACCTTTGATGCTTCCTTAAGATTCCTGCATGAGGATCCATGGGAAAGGCTTCGTAAATTACGGGATGGGTTCAAGAACACAAAACTTCAAATGCTGTTCCGTGGGCAGAATATTCTGGGATACCGCCCCTATGCAGATGATGTAGTGGAATATTTCGTTCAGAAGTCGGCGGCGAATGGTATCGATATTATCCGTATCTTTGACTGTATGAATGATTTGCGGAACCTGCAGACTGCAGTCAGTGCGGCGAATAAGGAGAAGGCCCATGCCCAGGTTGCGCTTTCCTATACTCTGGGAGATGCATATACGCTGGAATACTGGACGGATATGGCGAAAAGGGTTGAAGATATGGGTGCAGACTCCATCTGCATCAAGGATATGGCAGGCCTCCTTCTTCCCTATAAGGCTACAGAACTTGTTACGGCACTGAAAGAGGCGACAAAGCTTCCGATTCAGCTCCATACACACTATACCTCCGGAGTGGCTTCAATGACCTATATGAAAGCAATAGAGGCAGGGGTTGATGTGGTGGACTGCGCAATTTCTCCATTTGCCATGGGAACCTCTCAGCCTGCTACCGAGGTCATGGTGGAAACCTTCAAAGGGACACCGTATGATACGGGTTATGATCAGAAATTACTGGCAGAAATTGCAGATTACTTCCGTCCGATCAGGGATGAGGCTCTGGACAGTGGCCTGCTGAATCCGAAAAATCTGGGTGTCAACATCAAGACATTGCTATACCAGGTACCGGGAGGAATGCTGTCAAATCTGACCAGTCAGTTAAAAGAACAGCATGCGGAAGATAAATATTATGAAGTCCTGGAAGAAGTTCCCAGGGTCAGGAAAGACTTGGGAGAGCCTCCGCTGGTGACGCCTTCTTCCCAAATTGTAGGTACACAGGCCGTATTCAATGTAATTATGGGTGAACGCTATAAGATGGTTACGAAAGAGACAAAAGATGTCCTAAGCGGAAAATATGGCGCAACTGTCAAGCCATTTAACCCCGAAGTCCAGAAAAAGTGTATCGGTGATGAGACACCGATTACCTGCCGTTACGCAGATTTACTGGACAACGAACTGGAAACCCTGGAAGCAGAGATGGCACAGTATAAGGAACAGGATGAAGATGTTTTAACCTATGCATTGTTCCCACAGGTTGCGACCGAGTTCTTCAAATACAGAGATGCACAGAAGACTAAGATCGATGCAAAAGCCGCTGACAAAGAGGATGGCGCTTATCCGGTCTGA
- a CDS encoding MurR/RpiR family transcriptional regulator, with translation MEQSDNLLNRLNQQYGSLSKGQKRLSDFISDHYDKAVFMTAAKLGAEVGVSESTTVRFATQLGYDGFPEFHRALEELVRNKLNSIQRLEVTYGRIPQEKILDSVLHSDIDKIKMTLEQTDRDSFRLAVDTILHAKTIYVVGIRSCAPLAQFLSFYLNLIFDDVRLLHTSSSSEIFEQMIRINSKDVIIGISFPRYSMRTLKAMEFANNRNAKVITLTDSIHSPMNLYSSCNLLARSDMASIVDSLVAPLSVINALIVALCMKKQDEVMNTLETMEKIWDEYQVYSNDEINYIDEKVKVRLKKPEEEDG, from the coding sequence ATGGAACAATCAGATAATCTTCTGAACAGACTGAACCAGCAGTACGGTTCATTAAGTAAAGGGCAAAAGCGTCTGTCTGATTTTATATCAGATCATTATGATAAAGCGGTCTTTATGACGGCAGCGAAGCTGGGGGCAGAAGTTGGAGTAAGTGAATCTACCACTGTGCGGTTTGCTACGCAGCTGGGATATGACGGATTTCCTGAATTTCACAGGGCATTGGAGGAACTGGTTCGGAACAAATTGAATTCCATCCAGAGACTGGAAGTGACTTATGGGAGGATTCCCCAGGAAAAAATCCTGGACAGTGTCCTTCATTCTGATATAGATAAGATCAAGATGACACTGGAACAGACGGATAGGGATTCATTTCGCCTGGCAGTGGATACAATTCTGCATGCAAAGACCATCTATGTTGTGGGGATAAGAAGCTGTGCACCTCTTGCCCAATTCTTAAGCTTTTATCTGAATCTGATTTTTGATGATGTGCGTTTGCTGCATACCAGCAGCTCAAGCGAAATTTTTGAGCAGATGATCAGAATCAATAGTAAGGATGTGATTATTGGCATCAGTTTTCCCCGATATTCCATGCGGACATTAAAAGCCATGGAATTTGCCAACAACAGGAATGCAAAGGTAATTACTCTGACAGACAGCATCCATTCGCCGATGAATCTGTATTCCTCCTGTAATCTGCTGGCAAGGAGTGACATGGCTTCTATTGTGGACTCCCTGGTTGCTCCCTTAAGTGTGATTAATGCGCTGATCGTAGCACTCTGTATGAAGAAGCAGGATGAAGTGATGAATACGTTGGAAACCATGGAAAAAATATGGGATGAATATCAGGTTTACAGCAATGATGAAATTAATTATATAGATGAAAAGGTGAAGGTACGCTTAAAGAAACCGGAGGAAGAAGATGGCTGA